A single Salmo salar chromosome ssa19, Ssal_v3.1, whole genome shotgun sequence DNA region contains:
- the LOC100380569 gene encoding inositol monophosphatase 1 codes for MADPWKECMDHCLEVTKEAGKMIREALQNDISIMQKSSPVDLVTETDQKVEQLIISSIKEKFPTHSFIGEESVAAGATSKLTDNPTWIIDPIDGTTNFVHRFPFVSMSIGFAVKKEIEFGIVYSCQEGKMYTARKGKGSFCNGEPIKVSGQEDITKSLVLTEMGFKKDPEHFKTMMGNIETILTIPVHGIRSPGSAAVNMCLVACGAADAYYHMGIHCWDMAGGAAIIREAGGVIMDISGGPFDLMSRRLIIASSRTIAERISQVIKAFPVGRDDIEG; via the exons ATGGCAGACCCTTGGAAAGAGTGCATGGACCACTGCCTTGAGGTGACCAAAGAGGCTGGGAAG atgatCCGAGAAGCGTTGCAGAATGACATCTCCATCATGCAGAAGAGCTCTCCTGTGGACCTGGTCACTGAGACCGACCAGAAGGTGGAGCAGCTCATCATCTCCTCCATCAAGGAGAAGTTCCCCACACACAG TTTTATAGGTGAAGAGTCTGTAGCGGCGGGAGCAACCAGCAAACTAACTGATAATCCCACCTGGATCATCGACCCCATTGATGGGACCACCAACTTTGTCCACAG ATTCCCCTTTGTCTCTATGTCGATTGGTTTTGCTGTGAAGAAAGAG ATAGAGTTTGGCATTGTCTACAGCTGCCAAGAGGGCAAGATGTACACAGCACGGAAGGGGAAAGGGTCATTCTGTAATGGAGAACCCATCAAAGTGTCTGGGCAGGAAG ACATCACCAAGTCCTTGGTCCTGACAGAGATGGGCTTTAAGAAAGATCCAGAGCACTTCAAAACCATGATGGGCAACATCGAGACAATCCTCACCATCCCTGTACACGG CATCCGCTCGCCGGGCAGTGCGGCAGTCAACATGTGCCTGGTGGCGTGCGGAGCGGCTGATGCCTACTACCACATGGGCATCCACTGCTGGGACATGGCTGGAGGAGCTGCCATCATTAGAGAGGCTGGGGGTGTCATCATGGACATCTCAG GAGGCCCATTTGACCTGATGTCCAGGAGGCTGATCATTGCCAGCAGCAGAACCATCGCAGAGCGCATCTCCCAGGTGATAAAAGCATTCCCCGTAGGAAGGGACGACATCGAGGGATAG
- the LOC100380569 gene encoding inositol monophosphatase 1 isoform X1 has product MIREALQNDISIMQKSSPVDLVTETDQKVEQLIISSIKEKFPTHSFIGEESVAAGATSKLTDNPTWIIDPIDGTTNFVHRFPFVSMSIGFAVKKEIEFGIVYSCQEGKMYTARKGKGSFCNGEPIKVSGQEDITKSLVLTEMGFKKDPEHFKTMMGNIETILTIPVHGIRSPGSAAVNMCLVACGAADAYYHMGIHCWDMAGGAAIIREAGGVIMDISGGPFDLMSRRLIIASSRTIAERISQVIKAFPVGRDDIEG; this is encoded by the exons atgatCCGAGAAGCGTTGCAGAATGACATCTCCATCATGCAGAAGAGCTCTCCTGTGGACCTGGTCACTGAGACCGACCAGAAGGTGGAGCAGCTCATCATCTCCTCCATCAAGGAGAAGTTCCCCACACACAG TTTTATAGGTGAAGAGTCTGTAGCGGCGGGAGCAACCAGCAAACTAACTGATAATCCCACCTGGATCATCGACCCCATTGATGGGACCACCAACTTTGTCCACAG ATTCCCCTTTGTCTCTATGTCGATTGGTTTTGCTGTGAAGAAAGAG ATAGAGTTTGGCATTGTCTACAGCTGCCAAGAGGGCAAGATGTACACAGCACGGAAGGGGAAAGGGTCATTCTGTAATGGAGAACCCATCAAAGTGTCTGGGCAGGAAG ACATCACCAAGTCCTTGGTCCTGACAGAGATGGGCTTTAAGAAAGATCCAGAGCACTTCAAAACCATGATGGGCAACATCGAGACAATCCTCACCATCCCTGTACACGG CATCCGCTCGCCGGGCAGTGCGGCAGTCAACATGTGCCTGGTGGCGTGCGGAGCGGCTGATGCCTACTACCACATGGGCATCCACTGCTGGGACATGGCTGGAGGAGCTGCCATCATTAGAGAGGCTGGGGGTGTCATCATGGACATCTCAG GAGGCCCATTTGACCTGATGTCCAGGAGGCTGATCATTGCCAGCAGCAGAACCATCGCAGAGCGCATCTCCCAGGTGATAAAAGCATTCCCCGTAGGAAGGGACGACATCGAGGGATAG